DNA from Parvularcula marina:
CCACTTCTCCGCTTGGGGCTATGGGGTCAGAATTGCCAACCAACCCCTGCCGAAGCGCCGAGATTGTTCGCTGAATTGTAGTTGGCCCCGACTTTCAGCAAGGCATGACCTTCAGCAAAAGCCCGTGAGAAGCCGAACGCGACCCCGTGTTGGTTTTCATAGAGACCGACGCCGAGCGCGAGCATGCTCTTGCCTCGCTCATTTGCCTGAGGCAGGCCAGCTGCGGCCAACGCACTGGCGGTGCCAGCATTTGAATGCCGCTCGAGCGCATCGAAACTGAGATTAATGTTCTCAATCTGCTGGTCCGTATACGCCATCGACTGAGCCACTGCATCGTTCAGCCCCTCATTGAGCTGCTCGACATTGACCGCATCCGTCGGCGCAACGCCTCTTGCGACATTCTGCAGCCGAACAGGATCGCCTCCCGGACCAAAAGTCACAGCCTGCCCTCCCGCATCATACTGGACGGAATTTGCAGAAAGAACGAGCGCCTGATCAGCCGTTGCCTGTGCTGAGGCGACATTCTGATTGGTCTGCCATAGCTGGCCGCCATTGACGGCCTGTGTTGATCCCTCACTGACGTCTCCGTCCGCCACATTGCTGACGACAACAGCTCCGCCAGAAGCCCCGACAAAGGTGACATTATCTGTCTGCGTTCCATCATTAGGCTGATCGGGCGTAGCAGGATCCGCGTAGACGACAGCTCCCGTGCCGCCGCTGGCCGTGAAGTTGTTGAACTGCTGCTGCAGATTATTGATCGCTGTTGTGTTGAAGGTAACCGCCTGGTTGGTGGCAAACAGCTGCGCACCCGTGACAGCATCGCTTGATGCTGCTGACAGGGAACCGTCAATAAGGTTGGTCAGGCGCGTTCCCCCTGCCCCGGCCAGGGTGACCGTACCGAAGCTGCCGTCATCATACTGAACGCTATTGGCGGTCTCCCCATCGATCGCTGCTTCGATTGTGGTGTAGGATGTTCCATCCACGGTGAAGGGTCCGTCCACCTGTTGGCTCACCGGGTTGAACGATACGCCGCCCCCGATGAGTGCCGCAACAGAGACACCAACCGGGCCCAGATCGCCCGTTGGCGTCCCGCCAGCCGCAGCATTGAGCGCAGCAATCGCTCCGCCTACGGTATTATAGCCTACGCCGTTGACCGTATAGGAAGGCGCAGAAATCTGGGCCGTCAGCCCGTCGTAAGACGCCCCGCCGCCCAGATGGGCTGCAATATCCGTCCCCAGGGTATCAATGCTGATATCCAGAGCTGATGCGACGCCTGTGAGCTGCGCGACATTGACGGCATCGGTATCCGCAGACCCAGCTGCGAGATTAGTAAGCTGTCGGGCCGCACCCGCACTGCCAATGGAGACTTCACCGACTGAGCTTTGAGCGCCTGTTACACCGATGGCGGTATAGCTGGCTGTCCCTCCCCGAAGCGCGATTGAGTTCTGCCCAAGGGCGGCAGAGTTCGCAGCATCGACCGATGCCCCAGCGCCTAGCGCAAGACTCCCAACGGCATTAGCTGCAACATTCGCATCTGTCCCGAGCGCAATCGACTGGGTCGCGGTCGCATCCGTGACGGCGTTATTCCCGAAAGCGATCGAGTCTGCCTCGCCCGCAATAGCCGCCTCGCCTCCCGTCCCAAGTCCGGTAATCTGGTTGCCACCAATGGAGATGCCGCCTTCGGTGTCCAGTTGGAATGCATCAGCTGTTGCCGCGCACATGTCAGCCGGCCCAACGAGATCGCCGTCGAGAGCAACAACCTGCAAAGAGATATTCCCGCCTGCTGCGGCGTCAGATAGCAACGTCGTCGTATCAATCGATAAATCCGGAATCGTCGCACCAACAATTGGGATAATCTCTATAATCCCCAAAGCATTGTTGACCGTATTTTCTGTCGGCGCGACAATCCCTTCTATAATAGGTGTGATGACATCCGTTATGGTACTTCTACTGAGAGAAACACCGGAACATACACTTACAGCATCACCTGGCGCTATTTGAGCACTAGCCGGATTATTATAGAATAATGCGGATATTGCACTCACACCAACACACAAACGGAAGCGCATGATACGCTTTGACATAGTATAAACCACACTCCACCTCCCAGATATATATATACATCATGCAATAATCCAAAATCTTGACTCTGATTATGACAAATATATGCCTTGTTTGGAGTCATGCAGAGTCGAATTGAATCGACTATTAATTAGAATCAGAGACTATATTTGTGTGCACTGCACATTTTTGGTCGATGGAATCTACTGCTTTGATATTCAATCACACTTTGTGACACAACCTATTTGTGTGTCTAATATTATTTCTCTACCTTAGTTTGTGACTGCGACTCAATATCGCCGCCAGTGGCAGCAGCCCTGCGTCAACGCTCTGAACTGCCGGCACTTATATGCTATTATTTGGATTTATCGATATACATAAAAGCTATTTCGCCTTCACATCGCGTACCACTACCAGTACGGGCAAGAGCAGTTTATGCCACCCTATGGTTGCGTCAGAATGTCGCAATTATAACCAGATGTTAGCCATCGGCGCGCGGACCAATAGCCCTTTTAACTGCATTACGAACGCGCGCAGTCATCTATACTTGAACGTCAGTAATCCCCATTCACCAGGGGTCAAAACGCGCCCGCTGCGCCGGGGAAGACAACTGGCGTTTCAGAGCCGTCCTTTGCGACAGCAGAGACACCGAAATAGTAATTGTCGATCACGATGTTCGTGAAATCCCACACTGTGACATTCCCGACGAAACGGGAATTCGTCCATTGCGGCGCTGTCGTCTCACGCCAGTAAACCCGGTATCCGGCAAGGTTCTTCATCGCCTTTTTGTCTCCGCCATGCTCCCAGGTGAGCTTGGCGGAGGGCTGGACCGCCCCTTCGGCTTTGACATTGGCAGGGAATGGCGGCGCGCCAGCGATCCCGGCAAGCGTCACCATGTTGAGCGCCGTCAGCTTGGCGGCATATCCCGCATCGACTCCATCGAGCGTATCGCCATATTCACGGCCCTCCTCTGTCCGAAGGTCCTGATGCTGACGGTCATAATGCTCATGGGTTTCCATGATCCGCACGCCCGGAATGCCAACTGCATTGAAGGGCCGGTGATGCCCACCCCGCCCGAACCGGTCGAGACGGTAGATCATCATGACATCGAGATTGGTCAGATACTGATCCGCCATGCGGTCAATATAGCGCGCAAGGTTCCGCGACGGGCTGTCGACTTCGCCACCGGTAAAGCGGCGGGCGCGTGCTTCTTCGGGCGTCTCGACTGCCCGCGTGCCCTCTGAGAATACCCGTGCCACCGTATTATCCGTAACCCCATCAATGCCGGAGATATTCGAGATCATGTCATTGTTGAGGACGGCCTTGATCTGCCAGCCCTCATCGAGCGCATGTTGCGCAACGATCTTGCCGCCAAACAGCCCCTGCTCTTCACCCGCAAGGCCGGCATAAATGATCGTCCCATCGAACTCATATTTTGAGAGGATGCGTGCGGCTTCAATCGTCCCCGCCATGCCGCTGGCATTATCATTCGCCCCCGGACTGTCGGACGTTGCGTTCATGGCGTCCGTTACCCGGCTGTCGATATCGCCCGACATCATGACCATGCGGTTCGGGTCGCGCTTGCCGCGCTGGATCGCGAGCACCGAGACGACCTCGACCGGATCTGGGATGCGCGTCTCGCCGGAGACCGTGTCCCCGACATAGATCACCTCAAGGCAGCCGCCGCATTCATCTGAAATCTTCTCGAACTCGGCGAAAATCCAGCGCCGGGCCGCGCCGATGCCGCGCGTGTCGCTCTCTGTTTCTGACGCCGTGTGCCGCGTGCCGAAACTCACCAGCTTTTCAATGTCGGCATAAATCCGGTCCGCCGATGGCGCCTCGGCGATGTCATAAAGCTTCATGACCTCCGAAGGCGGCGCGGTCTGGGCAGTTGCGGCGGCGCCCAGCATCAGGGCGGTGGTGATGGCGGCAAGTCTGATCATGGAGGCAATCCTCATTTTTGCCGGACCATGCGATATTCGGGCGAGCGCCGCAAATCCTAGCGTGAGGGATAATACCAGACCCGTCGGATCAGCCCCTCGTCGAGCTGATAGACCGCGATGGAGGACTGCTCTTTTTCCTCGCCATCGGCGCCTGTCCAGCTCGCGGTTTCCGTGACAGCAACGAAGTCGTCATTGACCGACCAGTTTGAAAGCTCACCATGCGGAAAAGTGGCGGAGACGAAATGCCCCGTCATCTCTTCTGCCAGCGCCGCTGTCCCTGCGGAAAAGACCTCGCTCTCTGATCCATCGACCGCGATCCATTCGATATCGGGATGGGCGAGAGCCATCATGCCGTCGAGATCCTTGGCATTATACGCTGCCACAAAGCCCTCAATCACGTCGCGGCTCGCCGGCATCTCATCCGGCTCGGCATGCCCCATCCCGGTGAGCAACAAGATCGCAGCGATCATCGCAAGAGGTTTCATGGCGCGCTCCTTCTTCCTCTCCTTCAGCCTATCGAAGCCCCCCGGCCGTGACGAGTCTGCGATGCGGTGCCCAGTTGTCGTCACACCGACGCGCTGTGCTAGTCAGCCCGGATGAGAGAGATCAGCGACGCCTTAGGGCTGGAGATATCGCCGCGGGTCACCGGCAGCGGGCAATTGCCCTCCTGCTATGCGGTGACGGATCTGGCCGTTCATTCCTTTGCCGCGATCGGGACGGCGCTTGCTGGCCTGATGATGGAAATGGGCCTGACGCGAGAGCCCGCGCCAGTCACCGTTGACCGGCGGCTCGCCTCCCTCTGGTTTGGCTTCTCGATCCATCCGCAGGGCTGGGAGCTGCCGCCCGTCTGGGATCCCATGGCAGGGGATTATGAGACAATCGACGGGTGGATTCGTCTTCACACGAACCTCCCCCATCACCGGCAGGCAGCTTTGCGCGTTCTTGGCACCGAGCCGACCCGTGACAGCACCGCGCCTGCCGTCCGTGAATGGCAGAAGGATGATCTTGAAGCCGCCATCGTGGCCCAAGGTGGCGTCGCTGCCGCCATGCATTCCCGCGCCGAATGGCAGGCCAATCCGCAAGGCATGGCCGTCGCCGCCGAACCGCTGATCGGTTGGAGTGATCCGGTTCAATCCGCCCCCAGACAATGGGAAGGCACAGCAGACCGCCCGCTGAAGGGACTGCGCATACTCGACCTCACTCGCGTCCTCGCAGGGCCCGTCGCAACCCGCACCCTTGCCGGCTATGGCGCGGAAGTCCTGCGCATCGATCCGCCCGGCTGGGATGAGGCCAATGTCATTCCCGAAGTGACGCTGGGCAAACGCTGCGCCCATCTCGACCTCAAAACCCCGCAGGGGCGCGAGATTCTCGAAGACCTGCTCTCGCAAGCAGACATCCTTGTTCACGGCTACCGGCCGGGCGCGCTGGAGGCGCTAGGTCTCGATGCCTCGCGCCGGCGATTGCTTTCCCCCGGCCTGATCGAGATTACACTCGATGCCTATGGCTGGACCGGGCCCTGGGCGGGACGGCGCGGTTTTGACAGCCTTGTGCAGATGTCTTCGGGTATCGCCGATCAGGGCATGAATTGGGCGAGCACGGATAAACCTCACCCCCTGCCCTGTCAGGCCCTCGATTTTGCCACAGGCTATCTGATGGCCGCCGCCGCCATGGTCGCGCTCCGAAAATCCCTTTCAGGCAGCGTTCATTCCGCCCGGTTCTCCCTCGCCCGGACGGCAGAACTCCTCGCATCCTATCCGGCACCGGAGATACAGACCTTCCCCATGTCATCGTCTACGGACGATCTTGATGAGAAGATCGAGGAAACCAGCTGGGGCCCCGCAAAAAGATTGAGGCCGCCCTTGCACGGGAGCGGCCTCATTTGGGGTTGGGACCGTCAGGCCACCGAGTTGGGCGCCTCCCTCCCCCAATGGGCAGGACGCACCCCGTAACGCTAGAACGTCTTCGAGAAATTGATCCCGACAATCGGATTGAAGGCAAATTCGCGCGCCTCACGGAACAGGAACTCACCATCCGGCCGCTGGCCATCATAGACGTCGCGGCGGAAATCTTCCGTGTAGTTCAGAATGTTGAACACATAGATTTGCGCATTCATGCCAAAGAAATCCTTGTGCTCTGCATAAATCTCACATGTCGGGGCGCTCTGGTCATAAAGGCTAACCTGAGTGCCAAAGAAGGCTTCTGAATTTTCAAAATCCTCGATCGACATGCCCCAGGCATAATCCGTATCCGGTATGTCGTGCCGGTATTCAAAGCGGTAGAACCATTTTGTCTCGTCATTCAGGCGGCGAAGGGCCCCTGAGAACGGATCGGCAATTTCGCTTTCTCGATAGAAAACGCGGTAGTCGAACTGGCCGCCCTTGACGCCCATCTTCTCGAGCATCTGGGTCCCCTGCAGCTCAATCCGCCAGCGCGTGGCCTCGGGAACATTGCCAAAGCCTTCGCTCATCACCGTATCCATCGTCATCGGATCAGTGACGGCAATCGGGATACGCTGGACGATGTCCTCAATGTCTTCATACTGGAAGGACAGCGTCACCTGACTTTCGTCCTTAAACGTCTTTTCGATCGCCGCCTCATAGAACCAGGATTGCTGGGGTGAGAGGTCGGTGTTCCCGGCCCGGTCATTGCCGTCCTGAAGATCGACAGAGCTGGCAAAGGCAAAGAAATCGAGCTGACCGACACGGCGGTCGACCCGCGCACGCAGCTCAACATTCTCTGACCAGTCATAGGTCGCGGAGACAAAGCCCTTGGGCCGTGTGAAGGACCGCTTATTGCCATTATCGCCGGTCTGTTCGAGCTCGGAATATTCCATGGCCAGCGAGGCCTGAATGTCGAGTTTCTTGCCCAGCGGGAAATTATAGGTCCCGGAGATTTCGCCGCGGCGCTCTTCGATCTTGGTGTTCCCGCCCGGAACATCGAATTCCATTTCGGTGCCGTCTTCAGCAATGTCAAAGAAAGCGGATTCAGCTTCGTTGAAATTATAGACAGCTTCTGCGCCAAGCTCGAAAGACTTGCCCTCGCCCATCGGCCAGTTCTGCTCGATACGGAGGATACTCTCCCCCTCATCGACCGTCCGCTCGAACCGTTCAGAATAGACAAATCCGTTCTCGTCATGCAGGCGGCCTTCAGATTTGAAGGGGCTGTGTTCGAGATACTGAAAGCCGATCAGCTTCATCCGCCCGCCAAAGGCATCAAAGGCGTAATCGCCGCTGATCTCCGTGTTCCACTCATCCTCATAATCATCAATGACACGATAGCTGTCAGGGATCATCGGATCGGTCGGGGACCGGCGAGAAATCTCGGAGAACTCAAAATCGAAAAGCGCAAAGCTGGCATTGAAATTGGCTTCGCGGCCGGCGGCATCCTTGTGACCCAGGCTCAGCGTGACTTCCGGATTCTCCCCATAGGGCTGGACGTCATCGTAACGGGTTTCAAGGATCTCCCCGTTCGGACCCGTCACAAGCTCTGGTCCCCATGCGCCATTGCGGAAGGCATCATTCTCAAAACCGAGCGTATAAGAGACGCCCTTCGCCGTCCCGGAGACAGAGACCGAGCCATTGGTCCAGCGGGTCGCAAGGCCTTTACGGAATTGCGGGCGCCATTCGAAATTGCCCGTCGTTTTGGTCGTGTTCAGAACGACATTCGCAACCGGTCCGGATAGCCCTGAGATCCCCAGCGTTGCGCCGTCGAGAATCTCGATACGGACGACCGCCTCGCGCGATGTCCGGGAGAGAACATCAAGCGGATCTGTTGATTTGCCAGACACCCGCGAGCCATTGATCAGCACATTGGTGCCGCCCTGCCCCAACCCGCGCTTCTGATCTGCTGAACGAACCTGAAAGCCCGGCACATTGAAGATCATGTCCCGCGCTGTTTGCGGGGCATACCGATCAAAATATTCCGGCAGGAAGATCTGCTTACCATCTTCCTCATAGGTCAGCTGGCCTGCGTCCTGAGCGGCATATGCTGGCGCGAGCGCCATCATTGCGGCGCACACGGCGCACGCTGTCGAATTCAACAATTTCACCTGTTCGGCTCCCCGATATCTGCCCGGTCGTACTCTGTGCGGTACGATCCCTCACTTACTGGATATCGATAACGGGAAACGAATTAGACTACACGTGTAGTCTTGGAAAGGTTCCAGTCAGACTTGGTTAATCACCTGAATTTTCGTCACTATTTCTCTTCGCCCGGGTCAGCACCTTAGGCAGAAGATAAGTCGACCCGATCAACGCGATTAGGACCACTGAGAAGACGAGATAGCTGAAATTCCGGTGCCCGAAATACCACCAGGCAACCGCCAGAATGAGTGCTGTTCCCTCGATCAGGCCATACCACATGAAGAATTTTGTATCGTCCTGCTGCTGATCACTCATCGGTCACTTCTCCAAAAATGCCGCGCGCCTCGATCTCCGAATCGATGCGGGCTTCATCTGATGCCCAATAGTCAAAAGTGCGCGGGCTGCGGCCATTATCGGCGGCCAGCGCAGCCACCCGCCCCTGCCCGGTGAAAAGCGTCTCGGGGATCATCTGCGCGATGGAATCGGCAAAGGCCTCATCGGGGCTGACGATCTCCCAGCCAGCTTCGCGCAGCGCGGTCACAAGATCATCCGCATAGAGCGCGGCAATGTCATTTTCATGAAGAAGGAGCACATGAATGGGCGACCGGCCGAGCGTGTCTACCGCCGCCTCATCGAAGAAATCCGCTGCACCCAGTAACATATCCGTATAAAGCTGGCCGAGCTTTTCGAAATCGACCTCGCGGCCCTCTTTCAGGGCCTTTTGCATCTGGCTGTCGATATACCAGTCATAGTTATCGATGGTGACATAGCCATTGCTGAGCCCTCTCTCCGCCAGCCCCGCTGCAATGACATCCCGCTTTTCAATCTCCCGCCCTTCATCAAGATAGGGATAGCGATACCAGGGCCGCCAGTTCTCAAACCCCTCCAGCCGGACAATCGCCTCGTCGATATCGGCAAGATAGTCCTCAGCAGAAACTCTGTGCGCCCATTGATGCGTATGGGAATGATTGCCAATGAGGTGCCCTGCCGCCGCATAGCGCTCCATCCGCGCCTTGCCGCCCGGCAATTGATCAAACCCGTCCGTCGTCACGAAAAATGCGACGGGTCCTGCCTCAACGCCCTTGAGCGCCGCGATCAGCGCTGTTGCCCGCTCATCGCCGGTAAAGACCCGCCCATCCTCACGTGGCCCGTCATCATAGGTGAGCGCAATGCGCCGGGGCGCAGGCTCCGCTGCGGCCAAGGAAAAAGCGGCGATCAGGGCGGTCAGCAGGGAGAGAAAGGTTTTCATACCAGCCAGTCTAGGCCGGTCATGACCTTCTGTCACTTTTGCGGCGGGCTGAAAGGCAGCATCATTGCGGTCTGGATCGCGCTTGCCAGCAGCTTTCCCTTGTCATTGAAAAGCTCCGCCGAGGACGTGCACAGGGTCGCCCCCATCCGCGTGATCCTTGCCGTGCACCGCATCGGTCCGGGCAGGCCCGGGCGGTGGAACTGGGTGTGAATGTCCGTGGTCGACGGCATCATGCGCCCGGCTGACATGATATGCATCAGCGGGCCCATCGTATCGTCCATCATCGCGGTCAGGATGCCGCCCTGCACTTTTTGCGCAGGGTTCAGCATACGGTCCGTTGCCAGAAAATCGATGGTCGCCGTGCCGGCCTCGACATCGATCTCGACAACATCAAAGCCGAGGAACTGCGCCGAGGTCGGCGTCGGAAACCCGGCCATGAAGCGGTCTCGATAGGCGGTGAGTTCCTCCAGCGTCGGAGGCTTCGTCACCATGGCTCAGCCGGCTTCTGCGGGCTCGGAATTGGGCAGCTTGCCGATCTTCTTCGCCGCCGATCCATCATAAAGCGACGCCTCGGTCAGCGAGGTATTGTCGCCCTCAGGATCGGAGGTGTGACGGCCCGGATTGAACACACCCGGCTCGACATATTCCCCGCGATCGAGCTTGCCGAGGATCTCCTCGAGTTTCTCCGGGGTCAGATCTTCGTAGTAATAGTCATTGATCTGGGCCATCGGCGCGTTGCAGCAGGCGCCAAGGCATTCGACTTCGAGCCAAGAGAGATTGCCGCTCTCATTGACCGTGTTCTGCGGGCCGATGACCTTTTCGCAGACTGCCGCCAGATCCTCTGCCCCGCGCAGCATGCAGGGGGTCGTCCCGCAGAGCTGGACGAAATAGGTGCCGACCGGCCGCAGATTGAACATCGTGTAAAAGGTCGCGACCTCATAGACCCGGATATAGGGCATGCCGAGTTGCGAGGCGATCGCCTCCATCGCCGGGATCGAGACCCAGCCTTCCTGCTTTTGCGCACGCCACAGGAACGGAATGACGGCAGAGGCCTGACGCCCTTCAGGGAATTTGGCGATCTGCGTCTCGCACCAGGCTTTGTTCTCTTCGGTCCAGGCGAAACTGTCGGGCTGCTGTCGGGCGGGTTTACGGTCGGCCATGGAATATCCGTCGCGTTAGGAGATTGTCTTGTGGCGGGCCTTTTCGTGATGTCGCCCGTGAATGTCCAGCGCAGATCATGCTACAGGGTGTCTCAAGGATACCTTGCATCGAAATTCGATAAGACTATCTTGGATCTAGCGATCACCGGAATGAGGGATAAATTCATGCGCGCATTTCTGCTTACACTTCTCGGCACGACGGCTCTTGTCGCCTGTAGCGGCGACAAAACGCCGGCGGAGACCGGCAAGACCGAGACCAGCAAAGAGGTCTCCTACACAAAAGCTGAGATCGAAGCGGAATCCGCCCGGCTCAATGAATGGTTCGAGGATCGCTGGCTGGAGCAGCTGGAGTTCTCGCCGATCACCAAGGCCTCCCTTGGCATCAAGGACGAAGATTACGGCAAGATCGACGATGTTTCCGAAGCTGCCGAGGACGAACAGCTCGAATGGCGCCGCCAGACCGTCGCCGATCTGAAAGCGAATTTCGACTACAACAAGCTGAGCCCCGAGGCGCAGACCTCCTATGACATCTGGATCTATGAGCTCAAACGCGCAGAAGACGCCCTGCCCTTCCGGCGCATGGGCTATGTCTTCTCCCAGATGCAGGGGCCGCAAAGCTCGCTGCCGAATGTCATCATCAATTTCCATTCGGTCGAGACCGAGCAGGACATGGCCGATTACGTCTCGCGGCTTTCGGAACTCGGGCGCGCCCTCAACCAGCTCATCGACCGGGCCGAGCTAAGCGCCGCCGAAGGCATCCACCCGCCGAGCTGGGCCTATGAAGCCGTGATTGAGCAGTCAAAAGCGCTCTCAAGCGGCGCGCCGTTCGAGGGCGAAGGCGAAACCCCGCTCTATGCTGCCGCCAACCAGAAACTGGCAGGCCTCCTCGAAGCCGGCGTCATTGATGAGGCGGAGGCGGAGGAATTCCGCGCAGCGGCCCGCACCGCCCTCCTCGAGGACGTCAAACCCGCCTATGACCGTCTCATCGCCTTTGCTGAAGGCGATCTTGAGAACAGCCCCGAAGTCGCGACCGGCTTCTGGCAGTTCGAGAATGGCCGCGAATTCTATGCCGAGCGGCTCGCCTTTGCGACGACAACTGATCTGACGGCGGACGAAGTCCATGAGATCGGCCTGTCGGAAGTCGCCCGCATCCGCGCCGAGATGGAAGCCATCAAGGAGCAGGTCGGCTTTGAAGGCACGCTGCAGGAGTTCTTCGCCTTTGTCCGCGACGATGAACAATTCTATTTCCCGAACACGGATGAAGGCCGTCAGGCCTATATCGACGCCGCCGATGAGCACCTCGCATTCATCAATGATAAGCTGCCTGAGTATTTCGGCCTGCTCCCGAAAGCTGATCTCGTCGTAAAACGGGTCGAAGCTTTCCGCGAACAGGATGGCGCTGCCCAGCATTATTATCCGGGCACGCCGGATGGCTCGCGCCCGGGCGTATATTACGCCCACCTCTCGGATATGAGCTCGATGCCGATCCCGCAGCTGGAGGTGATCGCCTATCACGAGGGCAATCCGGGCCACCACATGCAGATTTCGATCGCGCAGGAACTGACCAGCGTGCCGACCTTCCGGACGCAGTCTTTCTTCAACGCCTATGCCGAAGGCTGGGCCCTCTACTCCGAACTCCTCGCCAAGGAGATGGGCGCCTATGAAGACCCCTATTCAGATTTCGGCCGGCTGACGACCGAGATCTGGCGGGCTATCCGGCTCGTCGTCGATACGGGCGTCCACCACAAGGAATGGACCGAGGAAGAGGCCATCGCCTATTTCCGTGACAATTCCCCGGCTGCGACCCAGCAGATCGTCTCAGAGGTCCGGCGCTATATCGTCTGGCCGGGTCAGGCGACCTCCTACAAGATTGGTATGCTGAAGATCCTCGAAATCCGCGCCAAGGCCGAAGCAGAGCTTGGCGATGATTTCGACATCAAGGGCTTCCACGACACCGTTCTTGGCGGCGGCGGTCTGCCGATGAACCTGCTCGAAAAGCGCGTCGATCAG
Protein-coding regions in this window:
- a CDS encoding YadA family autotransporter adhesin, with the protein product MLSDAAAGGNISLQVVALDGDLVGPADMCAATADAFQLDTEGGISIGGNQITGLGTGGEAAIAGEADSIAFGNNAVTDATATQSIALGTDANVAANAVGSLALGAGASVDAANSAALGQNSIALRGGTASYTAIGVTGAQSSVGEVSIGSAGAARQLTNLAAGSADTDAVNVAQLTGVASALDISIDTLGTDIAAHLGGGASYDGLTAQISAPSYTVNGVGYNTVGGAIAALNAAAGGTPTGDLGPVGVSVAALIGGGVSFNPVSQQVDGPFTVDGTSYTTIEAAIDGETANSVQYDDGSFGTVTLAGAGGTRLTNLIDGSLSAASSDAVTGAQLFATNQAVTFNTTAINNLQQQFNNFTASGGTGAVVYADPATPDQPNDGTQTDNVTFVGASGGAVVVSNVADGDVSEGSTQAVNGGQLWQTNQNVASAQATADQALVLSANSVQYDAGGQAVTFGPGGDPVRLQNVARGVAPTDAVNVEQLNEGLNDAVAQSMAYTDQQIENINLSFDALERHSNAGTASALAAAGLPQANERGKSMLALGVGLYENQHGVAFGFSRAFAEGHALLKVGANYNSANNLGASAGVGWQF
- a CDS encoding polysaccharide deacetylase family protein, producing the protein MKTFLSLLTALIAAFSLAAAEPAPRRIALTYDDGPREDGRVFTGDERATALIAALKGVEAGPVAFFVTTDGFDQLPGGKARMERYAAAGHLIGNHSHTHQWAHRVSAEDYLADIDEAIVRLEGFENWRPWYRYPYLDEGREIEKRDVIAAGLAERGLSNGYVTIDNYDWYIDSQMQKALKEGREVDFEKLGQLYTDMLLGAADFFDEAAVDTLGRSPIHVLLLHENDIAALYADDLVTALREAGWEIVSPDEAFADSIAQMIPETLFTGQGRVAALAADNGRSPRTFDYWASDEARIDSEIEARGIFGEVTDE
- a CDS encoding CoA transferase; protein product: MREISDALGLEISPRVTGSGQLPSCYAVTDLAVHSFAAIGTALAGLMMEMGLTREPAPVTVDRRLASLWFGFSIHPQGWELPPVWDPMAGDYETIDGWIRLHTNLPHHRQAALRVLGTEPTRDSTAPAVREWQKDDLEAAIVAQGGVAAAMHSRAEWQANPQGMAVAAEPLIGWSDPVQSAPRQWEGTADRPLKGLRILDLTRVLAGPVATRTLAGYGAEVLRIDPPGWDEANVIPEVTLGKRCAHLDLKTPQGREILEDLLSQADILVHGYRPGALEALGLDASRRRLLSPGLIEITLDAYGWTGPWAGRRGFDSLVQMSSGIADQGMNWASTDKPHPLPCQALDFATGYLMAAAAMVALRKSLSGSVHSARFSLARTAELLASYPAPEIQTFPMSSSTDDLDEKIEETSWGPAKRLRPPLHGSGLIWGWDRQATELGASLPQWAGRTP
- a CDS encoding M28 family peptidase, giving the protein MLGAAATAQTAPPSEVMKLYDIAEAPSADRIYADIEKLVSFGTRHTASETESDTRGIGAARRWIFAEFEKISDECGGCLEVIYVGDTVSGETRIPDPVEVVSVLAIQRGKRDPNRMVMMSGDIDSRVTDAMNATSDSPGANDNASGMAGTIEAARILSKYEFDGTIIYAGLAGEEQGLFGGKIVAQHALDEGWQIKAVLNNDMISNISGIDGVTDNTVARVFSEGTRAVETPEEARARRFTGGEVDSPSRNLARYIDRMADQYLTNLDVMMIYRLDRFGRGGHHRPFNAVGIPGVRIMETHEHYDRQHQDLRTEEGREYGDTLDGVDAGYAAKLTALNMVTLAGIAGAPPFPANVKAEGAVQPSAKLTWEHGGDKKAMKNLAGYRVYWRETTAPQWTNSRFVGNVTVWDFTNIVIDNYYFGVSAVAKDGSETPVVFPGAAGAF
- a CDS encoding TonB-dependent receptor plug domain-containing protein, coding for MKLLNSTACAVCAAMMALAPAYAAQDAGQLTYEEDGKQIFLPEYFDRYAPQTARDMIFNVPGFQVRSADQKRGLGQGGTNVLINGSRVSGKSTDPLDVLSRTSREAVVRIEILDGATLGISGLSGPVANVVLNTTKTTGNFEWRPQFRKGLATRWTNGSVSVSGTAKGVSYTLGFENDAFRNGAWGPELVTGPNGEILETRYDDVQPYGENPEVTLSLGHKDAAGREANFNASFALFDFEFSEISRRSPTDPMIPDSYRVIDDYEDEWNTEISGDYAFDAFGGRMKLIGFQYLEHSPFKSEGRLHDENGFVYSERFERTVDEGESILRIEQNWPMGEGKSFELGAEAVYNFNEAESAFFDIAEDGTEMEFDVPGGNTKIEERRGEISGTYNFPLGKKLDIQASLAMEYSELEQTGDNGNKRSFTRPKGFVSATYDWSENVELRARVDRRVGQLDFFAFASSVDLQDGNDRAGNTDLSPQQSWFYEAAIEKTFKDESQVTLSFQYEDIEDIVQRIPIAVTDPMTMDTVMSEGFGNVPEATRWRIELQGTQMLEKMGVKGGQFDYRVFYRESEIADPFSGALRRLNDETKWFYRFEYRHDIPDTDYAWGMSIEDFENSEAFFGTQVSLYDQSAPTCEIYAEHKDFFGMNAQIYVFNILNYTEDFRRDVYDGQRPDGEFLFREAREFAFNPIVGINFSKTF
- a CDS encoding nuclear transport factor 2 family protein, encoding MKPLAMIAAILLLTGMGHAEPDEMPASRDVIEGFVAAYNAKDLDGMMALAHPDIEWIAVDGSESEVFSAGTAALAEEMTGHFVSATFPHGELSNWSVNDDFVAVTETASWTGADGEEKEQSSIAVYQLDEGLIRRVWYYPSR
- a CDS encoding PaaI family thioesterase; the protein is MVTKPPTLEELTAYRDRFMAGFPTPTSAQFLGFDVVEIDVEAGTATIDFLATDRMLNPAQKVQGGILTAMMDDTMGPLMHIMSAGRMMPSTTDIHTQFHRPGLPGPMRCTARITRMGATLCTSSAELFNDKGKLLASAIQTAMMLPFSPPQK
- the nuoE gene encoding NADH-quinone oxidoreductase subunit NuoE, with translation MADRKPARQQPDSFAWTEENKAWCETQIAKFPEGRQASAVIPFLWRAQKQEGWVSIPAMEAIASQLGMPYIRVYEVATFYTMFNLRPVGTYFVQLCGTTPCMLRGAEDLAAVCEKVIGPQNTVNESGNLSWLEVECLGACCNAPMAQINDYYYEDLTPEKLEEILGKLDRGEYVEPGVFNPGRHTSDPEGDNTSLTEASLYDGSAAKKIGKLPNSEPAEAG